In Candidatus Contubernalis alkalaceticus, the following proteins share a genomic window:
- the trpC gene encoding indole-3-glycerol phosphate synthase TrpC has product MHLEKIVNRKKISLEFSRRSKPLEKLQEEAAGCSSLPIDFKAALGEKTGRPAVIAEIKRASPSKGMIYDEQDPGFRGRLYEEGGAAAVSVLTEEYYFRGSLEDLREVKDSVSIPVLRKDFIIDSYQIYESRLVGADAVLLIVSILEEKELKEFIETAKNLNLSSLVEVHTREELKIALDCGADVVGINNRDLKTFKTDIGVTMELSKEVPDNVMLVSESGIKSPQDIERLEQCGVTAVLIGEALMAHPTPGEKVRELLGYLEDTNGKN; this is encoded by the coding sequence ATGCACTTAGAGAAGATTGTAAACCGTAAAAAGATATCTCTAGAGTTCAGCCGTAGGAGTAAACCCCTGGAGAAACTGCAGGAGGAAGCTGCCGGATGTTCCTCTCTTCCTATTGATTTCAAGGCAGCTCTGGGGGAAAAAACCGGCAGGCCCGCTGTAATTGCAGAGATTAAACGGGCTTCTCCCTCCAAAGGGATGATTTATGATGAGCAGGATCCGGGATTCAGGGGGCGGCTTTATGAGGAGGGTGGTGCAGCGGCAGTATCGGTCTTGACGGAGGAATACTATTTCAGGGGGAGCCTGGAGGATTTGAGAGAGGTAAAGGATTCTGTCAGCATTCCGGTGCTGCGGAAAGACTTTATAATTGATTCATACCAGATTTATGAATCCCGACTGGTGGGAGCCGATGCGGTGTTACTCATAGTTTCAATTCTGGAAGAGAAGGAACTTAAGGAATTTATAGAAACAGCCAAAAATTTAAATCTGTCTTCCCTGGTGGAGGTTCATACCCGGGAGGAATTAAAAATAGCCCTGGACTGCGGCGCTGATGTGGTGGGGATTAATAACCGGGATTTAAAGACTTTCAAAACTGATATTGGGGTTACCATGGAGTTGTCTAAAGAGGTCCCCGACAACGTTATGCTGGTAAGTGAGAGCGGAATCAAAAGCCCCCAGGACATAGAGCGGCTTGAGCAGTGCGGTGTGACGGCTGTTTTAATCGGAGAAGCCCTGATGGCCCACCCAACTCCTGGGGAAAAAGTCAGAGAACTGCTGGGTTATTTGGAGGATACAAATGGTAAAAATTAA
- the trpD gene encoding anthranilate phosphoribosyltransferase: protein MLNQPLMLNQVIDGVVRGRSLNIDESVKAMDIIMSGEATDAQIASLLTALRMKGETIEEITGFARVMREKVTPVKVNRPGLVDTCGTGGDQAGTFNISTTAAFVAAGAGLPVAKHGNRSVSSRCGSADVLEALGVNLELSSQQVAQAIEQVGIGFLFAPKLHLAMKYAIGPRREIGIRTVFNLLGPLTNPAGAKRQVMGVYDPALTEMLARVLLNLGAEHALVVHGLEGLDEISICGPTRVSEVKEGKVATYSIDPVDLGFPKAEFAQMGGGTPRENAEITLSILRGEKGPRRDVVVLNAAAVLMSGGLAGDFPSSIELAQKVLDSGSAYEKLEELRKFCEKI, encoded by the coding sequence TTGCTTAATCAGCCATTGATGTTAAACCAGGTTATCGACGGAGTAGTCAGGGGCCGGAGTTTGAATATTGATGAGTCTGTTAAGGCCATGGACATAATTATGTCGGGAGAAGCAACTGATGCTCAGATTGCCAGCCTTCTGACAGCCCTGCGCATGAAGGGGGAGACCATAGAGGAGATAACGGGATTCGCCCGGGTGATGCGGGAAAAGGTAACCCCGGTAAAAGTGAATCGGCCGGGATTGGTGGATACCTGTGGTACCGGTGGAGACCAGGCAGGGACCTTTAATATATCTACCACCGCTGCCTTTGTAGCCGCCGGGGCGGGCCTGCCGGTAGCCAAGCACGGGAACCGTTCGGTATCCAGCCGCTGCGGTAGTGCTGATGTATTGGAAGCCCTGGGGGTTAATCTGGAGCTGTCTTCGCAGCAGGTGGCTCAGGCCATAGAACAGGTGGGAATAGGATTTTTATTTGCCCCCAAACTGCATCTGGCCATGAAATACGCTATCGGGCCCCGCAGAGAGATCGGAATACGGACGGTGTTCAATCTTTTAGGGCCTCTCACCAATCCGGCGGGGGCCAAAAGACAGGTTATGGGGGTTTATGACCCGGCACTTACAGAGATGCTGGCCAGGGTGCTGTTAAACCTGGGGGCAGAACATGCCCTGGTGGTACATGGGCTGGAAGGCCTGGATGAAATTTCCATATGCGGGCCAACCAGGGTCAGTGAAGTAAAAGAGGGTAAAGTGGCAACCTATTCTATAGACCCTGTGGATTTGGGTTTTCCCAAGGCAGAGTTTGCACAGATGGGGGGGGGGACTCCAAGGGAAAATGCCGAGATAACCCTCTCTATACTGCGGGGAGAAAAGGGGCCCCGTAGGGATGTGGTGGTATTAAATGCAGCGGCGGTTTTGATGTCCGGTGGATTGGCGGGAGATTTTCCCTCAAGCATTGAACTGGCCCAAAAAGTTTTAGACAGCGGCAGTGCTTATGAAAAGCTGGAGGAGTTGAGGAAATTCTGCGAAAAAATCTAA
- a CDS encoding anthranilate synthase component II, with translation MILVIDNYDSFTYNLVQYLGEMGAELTVARNDKITLEEINVMSPEKIVISPGPGIPQQAGLTIDIIRDFYQKVPILGVCLGHQAIGAAFGGEVVGAATLMHGKTSLIYHQGGTLYRGIPSPFEATRYHSLIIEENSMPSCLEITSRTEEGTVMGVRHRDYPLEGIQFHPESILTAQGKRLLSNFLKEDVKVA, from the coding sequence ATGATTTTAGTCATCGATAATTACGATTCCTTCACTTATAATCTGGTCCAATACCTGGGAGAGATGGGGGCGGAGCTGACCGTGGCTAGGAATGACAAAATAACCCTGGAGGAGATAAATGTAATGTCACCGGAAAAAATCGTCATCTCCCCCGGTCCGGGAATACCCCAACAGGCAGGCTTGACCATTGATATCATCAGGGATTTTTATCAAAAGGTGCCCATCTTGGGAGTTTGCCTGGGGCATCAGGCCATCGGGGCGGCTTTCGGGGGAGAGGTGGTGGGAGCCGCAACCCTTATGCATGGTAAGACCTCCTTAATTTATCATCAGGGGGGAACCCTTTACCGGGGAATTCCCAGTCCCTTTGAGGCTACCCGGTATCATTCCCTGATTATTGAGGAAAACAGTATGCCTTCCTGCCTGGAAATAACCTCTCGCACAGAAGAGGGTACGGTGATGGGAGTCAGGCACAGAGATTATCCCCTGGAGGGAATTCAATTTCATCCGGAATCCATACTTACGGCCCAGGGGAAAAGATTGCTGTCAAATTTTTTAAAGGAGGATGTAAAGGTTGCTTAA
- the trpE gene encoding anthranilate synthase component I, translating into MINPQKEIFLEKARFANLIPVYKEIMADLETPITIFQKVCKSGPSYLLESGEVGENFGRYSFIGCRPFMDFKSIDGLTMLNLSEGSKESFTGNPLEALREVMKKFTPAKDKGLPGFYGGAVGYAGYDIVQHLEEIPLPQDDLGLPLVSFMFAGLVLIYDHWHHSLKVVKNVWVRDNPEIEYMRACEDINCVLEALKKPLPPMMEKDISFEEIFFKSNVSRKEYQDQVIQAKDYITKGDIFQVVLSQRFEAPLTVHPFTLYRVLRTVNPSPYMYYLNYEDFKVVGSSPEPLVRLEDGVVETRPIAGTRPRGKTVEEDKRLAEDLKGDHKEKAEHIMLVDLARNDLGKICEYGSIEVNNLFSVEKYSHVMHMVTEVKGKLMENRDAFDVLMACFPAGTVSGAPKIRAMEIISQLESCRRGPYAGAVGYFGFSGSMDTCLTIRTMVIKDDKVYVQAGAGIVADSQPEMEFLETRHKAAALLRAINMAEEGNYDFSHR; encoded by the coding sequence ATGATAAATCCTCAGAAGGAAATATTTTTAGAAAAAGCAAGATTTGCAAACCTGATTCCCGTTTATAAAGAAATTATGGCGGATTTGGAAACACCCATTACTATTTTTCAAAAAGTATGTAAGTCCGGCCCCTCTTATCTCTTGGAAAGCGGAGAAGTCGGGGAAAACTTCGGCCGTTATTCCTTTATCGGTTGTAGGCCTTTTATGGATTTTAAAAGCATAGATGGACTTACTATGTTAAATCTGTCTGAGGGGTCAAAAGAATCATTTACTGGGAATCCCCTGGAGGCACTGAGGGAAGTAATGAAAAAATTTACCCCGGCAAAAGACAAGGGATTACCTGGGTTTTATGGGGGAGCTGTAGGATATGCAGGCTATGATATTGTCCAGCACCTGGAGGAAATCCCCCTGCCCCAGGATGACCTGGGTCTGCCTCTGGTCAGCTTCATGTTCGCCGGGTTGGTGCTGATATATGACCACTGGCATCATTCACTGAAGGTGGTTAAAAATGTATGGGTCAGGGATAACCCCGAGATTGAATACATGAGGGCCTGTGAAGATATTAACTGTGTTTTGGAGGCACTTAAAAAACCCCTTCCCCCCATGATGGAAAAGGATATTTCTTTTGAGGAAATTTTTTTTAAATCAAATGTTTCCAGAAAGGAATATCAGGATCAGGTAATCCAGGCCAAGGATTATATTACTAAGGGGGATATTTTTCAAGTGGTGCTGTCCCAGCGTTTTGAGGCGCCATTAACGGTGCATCCCTTCACTCTCTACCGGGTGCTGAGGACGGTTAATCCTTCTCCCTACATGTACTATTTGAATTATGAAGATTTTAAAGTTGTAGGGTCCTCTCCGGAGCCCCTGGTTCGGCTGGAGGATGGGGTAGTGGAAACCCGGCCCATTGCCGGCACCCGTCCCCGGGGAAAAACAGTGGAGGAGGATAAAAGATTGGCGGAGGATCTTAAAGGGGATCACAAGGAAAAGGCGGAACACATTATGCTGGTTGATTTAGCCCGAAATGACCTGGGAAAAATCTGTGAATACGGCAGCATAGAGGTTAACAACCTTTTTTCTGTAGAAAAGTATTCCCACGTGATGCACATGGTAACGGAGGTTAAAGGAAAGCTGATGGAAAACCGGGATGCCTTTGATGTCCTGATGGCCTGTTTCCCTGCCGGGACAGTTTCCGGAGCCCCTAAAATCAGGGCTATGGAAATCATCAGTCAGCTGGAATCATGCCGGAGAGGGCCTTACGCCGGTGCTGTAGGTTATTTTGGATTTTCCGGAAGTATGGACACCTGCCTTACCATCAGGACGATGGTGATTAAAGATGACAAGGTTTATGTCCAGGCCGGAGCTGGAATTGTAGCAGATTCTCAGCCGGAAATGGAATTTCTGGAGACCCGGCACAAGGCGGCAGCCCTGTTAAGGGCCATCAATATGGCAGAGGAGGGAAATTATGATTTTAGTCATCGATAA
- a CDS encoding TMEM165/GDT1 family protein has translation MEWKTFLTTFGLVFLAELGDKTQLATMLIATQSKSLASVFLGSAGALVLSAFLGVLFGAVLTKYISPHLLQGGAGVAFILIGFLLIFGKF, from the coding sequence ATGGAATGGAAAACATTTTTAACCACCTTTGGCCTGGTATTCCTGGCAGAATTGGGAGATAAAACACAGCTGGCCACCATGCTGATCGCTACCCAAAGCAAAAGCCTTGCAAGCGTTTTTTTAGGATCTGCCGGGGCTTTAGTTTTATCCGCATTTTTAGGGGTTTTATTTGGTGCAGTCCTGACCAAATATATTTCCCCTCATTTACTGCAGGGGGGAGCAGGCGTAGCCTTTATATTAATTGGATTTTTACTTATATTCGGAAAATTTTAA
- a CDS encoding YqhR family membrane protein: MNLFNIFLCTGHNKKKKRRLIFLERFRTGVLAGVTAGIIMGIVSMLFYLVGVFDLNPLAVLSRLFLTEAVSVTMTGLLVGLIMHLLASAVLGVVFVYLLKDKENVFYWGLTFGVVLYFINPGLLAPATGLLPPLWQSDLLNNIGALLVRVIFGGSLGYLVGIWLPDNAFHMVGGQGLGEGHQGGNGGNAGEHHQEHEGEHHHEGGHQGENQGDHQ, encoded by the coding sequence TTGAACCTATTTAATATTTTTTTATGTACGGGACACAATAAAAAAAAGAAAAGGAGGTTGATATTTTTGGAACGTTTTAGGACGGGAGTTTTGGCCGGAGTAACGGCGGGGATTATCATGGGAATTGTTTCCATGCTTTTTTACCTGGTAGGTGTTTTTGATTTAAATCCTTTAGCTGTTTTATCCAGGTTGTTTTTAACCGAAGCTGTGTCAGTTACCATGACTGGACTGTTAGTGGGTTTAATCATGCATCTTTTGGCATCTGCAGTTTTGGGTGTTGTCTTTGTTTATCTGTTGAAGGATAAGGAAAATGTTTTTTACTGGGGATTAACCTTTGGTGTGGTTTTGTATTTTATTAATCCCGGGCTATTGGCACCGGCGACGGGATTGCTTCCTCCCCTGTGGCAGTCAGACTTACTGAACAATATCGGGGCACTTCTGGTTCGTGTTATTTTTGGAGGTTCCCTGGGTTATCTGGTGGGAATATGGCTGCCGGATAATGCTTTTCACATGGTAGGCGGACAGGGACTGGGCGAAGGTCATCAAGGTGGAAACGGTGGAAACGCAGGAGAACACCACCAAGAACATGAAGGAGAGCATCATCATGAAGGTGGTCACCAAGGGGAAAACCAGGGTGACCATCAGTAG
- a CDS encoding DUF7489 domain-containing protein → MDRVFLLICLMGIFVFLYIVIRRAIAGIVYPFIFFEGKVVSRSYKTKVVEDEEDIQDIEEEYTLEVKMPNGKNKNYSVNSRLYNSVKEGDYVRKDKGSRTLKKGRKKSKKKKNKKK, encoded by the coding sequence ATGGATAGAGTATTTTTATTGATATGTTTAATGGGAATATTTGTTTTTTTATATATAGTAATAAGAAGGGCTATTGCAGGAATTGTTTATCCCTTTATTTTCTTCGAAGGTAAAGTAGTCAGCCGAAGTTATAAGACTAAAGTTGTAGAGGATGAGGAGGATATTCAAGATATTGAGGAAGAATATACTCTTGAAGTAAAGATGCCCAATGGAAAAAATAAAAATTATTCTGTGAACAGCAGACTTTATAATTCGGTTAAGGAAGGAGACTATGTCCGAAAGGATAAGGGAAGTAGAACTTTAAAAAAGGGGAGGAAAAAGAGTAAAAAGAAAAAGAATAAGAAAAAATAA
- a CDS encoding ABC transporter permease, translating into MNRMVCYIWKDVKYFVVDPKALFLSLIFPLILILLVVYVYPPQGEEESRDFNFALVSAEDPEGLSWELISYWEEGLEEPPLLNLSYEEALVKLNSEEIQGFLWIPSEFSSRVYEGKDTYMQVYTNPANILGRLAALRLSRGLANQISYLQNLVKAIQYQRDISVENLLNQLRENYNLEGIPAVVRPAEITLHNVGPVIPVNRINWALPAFFTMFSFLAVVLNAVDFVKERESHILERLLIDGNNPGVLISAKFISNFFKGMLQAFILWGVGIVFFNLYPGPSLMNLAWVSAAFIAAASGFSLLIATKTKGVSQAFTWGVLISLVMAPLGGCWWPQYYMPPWMSVLGRLTPHYWANEAFYNLFYSAADFRTIMPAVLVLTIYTVVLIIYSVKKCKFV; encoded by the coding sequence ATGAATAGAATGGTTTGTTATATATGGAAAGATGTTAAATATTTTGTGGTAGACCCCAAGGCACTTTTTTTGTCTTTGATATTCCCTCTAATTTTGATCCTGCTGGTGGTTTACGTCTATCCACCCCAAGGGGAGGAGGAATCCAGGGATTTTAATTTTGCTCTTGTTTCCGCAGAAGATCCAGAGGGCCTTAGCTGGGAGCTTATTTCTTACTGGGAAGAGGGTTTAGAAGAACCTCCTTTGTTAAATTTATCTTATGAAGAAGCTCTTGTTAAATTAAATTCAGAGGAGATACAGGGTTTTTTGTGGATTCCTTCTGAATTCAGCAGCAGAGTTTATGAGGGAAAGGATACATATATGCAGGTTTATACCAATCCTGCTAATATTTTAGGCCGTCTGGCCGCCTTACGGCTCAGCCGCGGCCTGGCCAACCAGATTAGTTACCTGCAAAACTTGGTCAAGGCCATTCAATATCAGAGGGATATATCGGTAGAAAACTTGCTCAATCAGTTGAGAGAAAACTATAACCTGGAGGGAATCCCGGCAGTGGTTCGTCCAGCTGAAATTACCCTTCATAATGTTGGGCCGGTGATACCGGTAAACCGTATTAACTGGGCACTGCCTGCATTTTTTACTATGTTTTCCTTTTTGGCAGTAGTTTTAAATGCTGTAGATTTTGTTAAGGAGAGAGAAAGCCATATCCTGGAAAGGCTTTTGATTGACGGGAATAATCCGGGAGTCTTAATAAGCGCTAAATTTATAAGCAATTTTTTTAAAGGAATGCTGCAGGCTTTTATTTTGTGGGGAGTGGGAATTGTTTTCTTTAATCTATACCCCGGTCCCTCCCTTATGAATCTTGCTTGGGTGTCCGCTGCTTTTATTGCTGCTGCCTCAGGTTTTTCACTGCTGATTGCCACTAAAACAAAGGGTGTTTCCCAGGCTTTTACCTGGGGTGTTCTTATTTCCCTGGTAATGGCTCCCCTGGGGGGATGCTGGTGGCCCCAGTATTATATGCCGCCGTGGATGAGTGTTTTGGGAAGGCTTACACCCCATTACTGGGCAAATGAAGCCTTTTATAACTTGTTTTATTCCGCTGCGGATTTTAGAACCATTATGCCGGCGGTGCTGGTGCTTACTATCTATACTGTAGTCTTGATTATTTATTCTGTTAAAAAATGCAAATTTGTGTGA
- a CDS encoding ABC transporter permease, translating into MRVLILGLKDVKSLTANKKEILLHIFLPVLIVAMIAALFAGEPALYGEALLVNHDGEGMADIFIERLEEERGIRVLITDLKEAQRRLTRSEVLMFTEIPSGFTDTLSRGEPAEISVYRRGVGGSTGQMLLTLIKTVLSEMSGEVQITHLVQDIAAEQGEGIFQEEDVISTFMESFLYSARLNPTVKVEEVSLGKQQDMTGFFIPGVITLFIIFSSTYYAQNFVEEKNNKIMERYFFAGLSRGQILCGKFLGIFFRGLLQLLIIMLAAVIFTKMFCGNNFFGILLFSLFFIAAVSSVSILIGCVFPKPGQALWAAIIFSMVNSALGNTFALPRADIELVRYINYLTVSYYANDGLRQLTTGNGLFFSLWGEILVLIFMTVFFLAVSLCIFSPAEK; encoded by the coding sequence ATGAGAGTTCTGATCTTAGGTTTAAAAGATGTTAAGTCACTAACCGCAAATAAAAAAGAAATACTACTGCATATATTTCTACCGGTACTGATCGTGGCAATGATAGCGGCACTTTTTGCAGGAGAACCTGCCCTGTACGGTGAGGCCCTCCTGGTGAACCATGACGGGGAGGGAATGGCAGATATATTTATTGAACGGCTGGAGGAGGAGCGGGGCATAAGAGTCCTTATTACAGATTTGAAGGAGGCTCAAAGGAGGTTAACCAGGAGCGAAGTCCTCATGTTTACGGAAATACCCTCTGGCTTTACTGATACCCTTTCCCGAGGGGAACCGGCAGAAATCAGTGTTTACCGGAGGGGAGTAGGAGGCAGTACCGGCCAAATGCTCTTGACTTTAATTAAAACGGTTTTGTCTGAAATGTCTGGAGAAGTGCAGATTACTCATTTAGTGCAGGATATTGCCGCTGAACAGGGGGAAGGTATTTTCCAGGAAGAAGACGTAATTTCAACTTTTATGGAGTCTTTCCTGTACTCTGCCCGTCTTAATCCAACGGTAAAAGTAGAGGAGGTTTCCTTGGGAAAACAGCAGGATATGACTGGTTTTTTTATTCCCGGAGTAATTACGTTGTTTATTATTTTTTCTTCCACCTATTATGCTCAAAACTTTGTGGAGGAAAAGAATAATAAGATTATGGAGAGATATTTTTTTGCAGGACTTTCCCGGGGACAAATCCTTTGCGGCAAATTTTTAGGCATTTTTTTTCGAGGTTTATTGCAGCTTTTAATAATAATGTTGGCCGCGGTAATTTTCACAAAAATGTTTTGCGGTAATAATTTTTTTGGCATTTTATTGTTCTCATTGTTTTTTATTGCTGCGGTGAGTTCCGTCAGTATTTTAATTGGTTGTGTTTTTCCTAAGCCAGGACAGGCTTTATGGGCAGCTATCATATTCAGCATGGTAAACTCTGCCCTGGGAAATACCTTTGCCTTACCCAGGGCAGATATTGAGCTGGTCAGATATATTAACTATTTAACCGTAAGTTATTACGCTAATGACGGCTTGAGGCAATTAACTACAGGGAACGGTTTGTTTTTCTCCCTTTGGGGTGAAATATTGGTTCTCATTTTTATGACTGTGTTTTTTTTGGCAGTAAGTCTCTGCATTTTTTCCCCGGCTGAAAAATAG
- a CDS encoding ABC transporter ATP-binding protein: protein MIEIKNIIKKYNRVKVLDNLTFSIKQGEIFGLLGPNGAGKTTTLRIMSSLIKPDHGEVIVDKIPLSDRKGSIQGLLGVCPQEIALYPELTVQDNLLFFGMMGGLSRKSAYRRAEELIQEMDLKEKTKEKVSLLSGGMKRRLNIAVSIIHRPRVLFMDEPTVGVDPRTRAAIFTLLRSFKKNGMTIIYTTHYMEEADRLCDRVAVMDKGKIIALDTPKNLKESLEPLGEISLEEVYLRLTD, encoded by the coding sequence ATGATTGAAATAAAAAACATAATAAAGAAATATAACCGGGTGAAGGTGCTGGATAATTTAACTTTTTCTATTAAGCAGGGGGAGATATTTGGACTTTTAGGTCCAAATGGCGCTGGCAAAACTACAACCCTGCGAATTATGTCCTCCCTTATTAAACCAGATCATGGAGAAGTAATTGTCGATAAGATTCCCTTATCAGATAGAAAAGGGAGTATACAAGGGTTGTTAGGGGTTTGCCCCCAGGAGATTGCCCTGTACCCGGAGCTTACTGTGCAGGATAACCTTTTGTTTTTTGGAATGATGGGAGGTTTGAGCAGAAAAAGTGCATATAGAAGAGCGGAAGAACTGATTCAGGAAATGGACCTGAAGGAGAAAACAAAAGAGAAAGTATCCCTTTTGTCAGGCGGAATGAAGAGGCGTCTAAATATAGCTGTTTCTATTATCCACAGGCCCCGGGTTCTATTTATGGATGAGCCCACCGTGGGAGTGGATCCTAGAACCAGGGCAGCCATATTTACTCTGCTTCGTAGTTTTAAAAAAAATGGTATGACTATTATTTATACGACTCACTATATGGAGGAAGCTGATCGCCTTTGCGACCGGGTAGCGGTGATGGATAAAGGAAAAATTATAGCCCTGGATACTCCTAAAAATTTAAAAGAATCTTTAGAACCTCTGGGTGAAATTTCCCTGGAGGAGGTTTATCTTCGTCTGACCGATTGA
- a CDS encoding TIGR04086 family membrane protein, which yields MEVMMVKNMPAVDLKSGISSLPIIGKGVLLALGFSTAVFLLASLVLSFTVVSENIIPYLSFITSIISIFIGSFFVTRKLSFKGWLNGGVTGLFYVLIILILGLFIAGEFPILTSFVTKSFLGFAFGAISGIIGMNL from the coding sequence ATGGAGGTGATGATGGTGAAGAATATGCCTGCCGTCGATTTAAAGTCCGGTATCTCTTCTCTGCCGATTATCGGCAAGGGAGTTTTACTGGCCTTGGGGTTTTCTACGGCCGTGTTTTTATTGGCCAGTTTGGTGTTGAGTTTTACTGTGGTTTCAGAAAATATAATTCCTTACCTTTCATTTATTACCAGCATAATCAGTATATTCATAGGTTCTTTTTTTGTAACCAGAAAATTGAGCTTTAAAGGCTGGCTCAATGGAGGGGTTACCGGACTTTTTTATGTGTTAATTATACTCATATTGGGATTGTTTATTGCCGGAGAATTTCCTATACTAACCAGTTTTGTAACTAAATCTTTTTTGGGGTTTGCCTTTGGAGCCATCAGCGGTATAATTGGGATGAACCTGTAG
- the yajC gene encoding preprotein translocase subunit YajC translates to MEFDLIGLLPIAVFFGIMYFMLIRPQQKQQKVRQEMLSSLNKGDKIITIGGMYGTIKEIKEDDLTVTFSDNVVIKMARYGVERIRE, encoded by the coding sequence ATGGAATTTGATCTTATTGGTTTGCTTCCCATAGCTGTATTTTTTGGAATAATGTATTTCATGCTGATTCGACCTCAGCAGAAACAGCAAAAAGTAAGGCAGGAGATGCTTTCCAGCCTTAACAAAGGGGACAAAATTATTACTATCGGCGGGATGTACGGGACCATCAAAGAAATAAAGGAAGATGACCTTACAGTAACATTTTCCGATAACGTGGTTATTAAAATGGCCCGTTATGGGGTAGAAAGAATAAGGGAATAA
- the tgt gene encoding tRNA guanosine(34) transglycosylase Tgt — protein MSIKFELIKECPDTSARVGILHTPHGDINTPVFMPVGTQATVKAMTPEELEEIGSQIILSNTYHLYLRPGHQLIREAGGLHKFMNWQRPILTDSGGFQIFSLGNLRKLTEQGALFRSHIDGSEHFLTPELVTEIQNDLGSDIMMVLDECPPYPCEYDYLKNSLRRNNLWAKRCKKAHNNQNQAIFAIIQGGVYEDLRRESAQSLVEMDFPGYAVGGLSVGEPKELMYEVLEHTVPLMPIHKPRYLMGVGSADALLEGIKRGIDMFDCVLPTRIARNGTVMTGKGYLTVRNAEFARDHIPLEQGCSCYACRNYSRAYIRHLIKTKEILGLRLTTIHNLHFLTRLLGDARQAIMENRFSGFIKEFIAQFEQ, from the coding sequence ATGTCAATAAAATTTGAACTGATAAAAGAGTGTCCGGATACTTCCGCCAGGGTTGGGATTTTACATACTCCTCATGGAGATATTAATACTCCGGTATTTATGCCGGTGGGTACCCAGGCCACTGTAAAGGCCATGACTCCGGAGGAGCTGGAGGAAATTGGCTCTCAGATAATCTTGAGCAATACCTATCATTTGTATCTTCGTCCCGGACATCAGCTTATCCGGGAAGCCGGGGGTCTGCACAAATTTATGAATTGGCAGCGGCCAATACTTACCGATAGTGGAGGTTTTCAAATTTTCAGCCTGGGGAATTTGAGAAAGCTGACGGAACAAGGGGCTCTTTTCCGATCCCATATTGACGGTTCGGAGCATTTTTTGACCCCTGAGTTGGTAACAGAGATTCAGAATGACCTGGGCTCCGATATTATGATGGTGCTGGATGAGTGTCCCCCTTACCCTTGTGAATATGATTACCTGAAAAATTCCCTGCGCCGAAATAATCTCTGGGCAAAGAGATGTAAAAAGGCTCACAATAATCAAAATCAGGCTATTTTTGCAATTATCCAGGGTGGTGTTTATGAAGACCTGCGCAGGGAAAGCGCCCAGTCTCTGGTGGAGATGGATTTTCCCGGATATGCTGTAGGTGGCTTGAGTGTGGGAGAACCTAAGGAGTTAATGTATGAGGTATTAGAGCACACCGTTCCTCTGATGCCCATCCATAAACCCAGGTATCTTATGGGAGTGGGTTCTGCAGACGCGTTGTTGGAGGGTATTAAGAGAGGTATAGATATGTTTGACTGTGTCCTTCCCACCCGAATTGCCCGTAATGGGACAGTGATGACTGGAAAGGGATACTTGACGGTTAGAAATGCGGAATTTGCCAGGGACCATATCCCCTTGGAACAAGGGTGTTCATGTTATGCCTGCCGGAATTATTCTCGAGCTTATATTCGTCACCTGATAAAGACCAAGGAGATATTGGGGTTAAGGCTTACCACCATTCATAATCTGCATTTTTTAACCCGTCTTCTGGGGGACGCCCGCCAGGCTATCATGGAAAACCGTTTTTCTGGTTTTATAAAAGAATTTATTGCTCAATTTGAGCAATAA